Proteins encoded by one window of Nicotiana tabacum cultivar K326 chromosome 10, ASM71507v2, whole genome shotgun sequence:
- the LOC142165368 gene encoding WAT1-related protein At4g08300-like → MAAAPSCPKTTSPNTTPENWVAGTIELISCIIGWSVFFIVQSMALKEYPAELSLAAWLCVMGIVEGGIVALIMERDWNAWKIGFDARLLAAAYSGIVCSGIAYYVQSVVNKVKGPVFVTAFSPLSMVITSILAAIILAESVHLGSCIGAIIIVMGLYSVVWGKSKEDKGNETGKDQELPVVDIKERSTIVDDISDDVTTVKSKVPAVVSSDELLG, encoded by the coding sequence ATGGCTGCTGCGCCATCTTGTCCGAAAACCACCAGTCCAAACACCACCCCCGAGAACTGGGTCGCCGGAACCATTGAGCTCATCTCTTGCATTATTGGTTGGTCCGTTTTCTTTATTGTTCAATCGATGGCATTGAAGGAATACCCAGCAGAGCTATCTCTGGCAGCATGGTTATGTGTGATGGGCATAGTGGAAGGAGGAATTGTTGCTCTTATAATGGAACGTGATTGGAATGCATGGAAAATTGGCTTCGACGCTAGGCTCCTTGCTGCTGCTTATTCTGGAATCGTTTGCTCGGGAATTGCATATTACGTGCAAAGTGTAGTTAATAAAGTTAAAGGCCCAGTGTTCGTGACAGCCTTTAGCCCTTTGAGTATGGTCATCACTTCTATTCTTGCTGCTATTATCTTGGCTGAGTCAGTCCACCTTGGAAGCTGCATTGGAGCAATTATCATAGTCATGGGACTTTACTCTGTGGTGTGGGGAAAGAGTAAGGAGGATAAAGGAAATGAGACAGGAAAAGACCAAGAATTACCAGTTGTGGACATCAAAGAAAGGTCAACCATAGTTGACGATATTAGTGATGATGTTACGACTGTGAAATCAAAGGTTCCAGCTGTTGTATCTTCAGACGAGCTGCTCGGTtga
- the LOC142165367 gene encoding WAT1-related protein At4g08300-like — MAAAPSFLKTTSPNTTPENWVAGTIELISCIVGWSVFFIVQSMTLKEYPAELSLAAWVCVMGIVEGGIVALIMERDWNAWKIGFDARLLAAAYSGIVCSGIAYYVQSVVNKVKGPVFVTAFIPLSMVITSILAAIILAESVHLGSCIGTIIIVMGLYSVVWGKSKEDKGNETGKDQELPVVDIKERSIIVDDISDDVTTVKSKVPAVVSSDELLG, encoded by the coding sequence ATGGCTGCTGCGCCATCTTTTCTGAAAACCACCAGTCCAAACACCACCCCCGAGAACTGGGTCGCCGGAACCATTGAGCTCATCTCTTGCATTGTTGGTTGGTCCGTTTTCTTTATTGTTCAATCGATGACATTGAAGGAATACCCAGCAGAGCTATCTCTGGCAGCATGGGTATGTGTGATGGGCATAGTGGAAGGAGGAATTGTTGCTCTTATAATGGAACGTGATTGGAATGCATGGAAAATTGGCTTCGACGCTAGGCTCCTTGCTGCTGCTTATTCTGGAATCGTTTGCTCGGGAATTGCATATTACGTGCAAAGTGTAGTTAATAAAGTTAAAGGCCCAGTGTTCGTGACAGCCTTTATCCCTTTGAGTATGGTCATCACTTCTATTCTTGCTGCTATTATCTTGGCTGAGTCAGTCCACCTTGGAAGCTGCATTGGAACAATTATCATAGTCATGGGACTTTACTCTGTGGTGTGGGGAAAGAGTAAGGAGGATAAAGGAAATGAGACAGGAAAAGACCAAGAATTACCAGTTGTGGACATCAAAGAAAGGTCAATCATAGTTGACGATATTAGTGATGATGTTACGACTGTGAAATCAAAGGTTCCAGCTGTTGTATCTTCAGACGAGCTGCTCGGTtga